Within the Oscillospiraceae bacterium genome, the region GGGGAGTTTTATCCTTTTTATATGCGAAAAGGATAAAACATCCCGGCTTGTACGAAAGGATAGATTAATATATGTTAGTATCAATGAATTGGATTCGGGATTTTGTCAATCTCGACGGGCTGGACATCGAACAGCTCATTCGCCGCTTCACCCTCTCGGCCGCAGAGGTCGAGGACGTCTATATCAAAGGCGCTGACACCAAAAACGTTGTCGTCGCCAAAGTGCTCTCGGTCGAGGCACATCCGAACTCCAAAAAGCTGCATCTGTTAAAAGTGGACCGCGGCGACAAGATCGTCGACTGTGTCTGCGGCGCGCCGAATGTCCGCGAGGGCATGAAGGTGGCATTCGCCTGCGCGGGCGGCAGCGTCTGCGGCACTCCGATCAACGTGGCGACCGTCGCGGGTTATCCGTCCGAGGGCATGTGCTGCTCCGAATTCGAGCTCGGCATCTCCGCCGACCACTCCGGTTTGATGGAGGTTTTCGGGGACTGCGCACTCGGCACCGACATCAAAACCATATACGGCATTGAAGACATCATTTTCGAGGTCGACAACAAATCGCTGACCAATCGTCCCGATTTATGGGGCCATTACGGCATCGCGCGCGAATTCGCGGCACTGACCGGCAGAGAACTGAAAAAGCCCGAGACCGTCGACGGCGTGCAATATGACGGCCTGCCGGAGGTTCCGGTTGAGATCGTCAACAAAGAGATGTGCTTCCGGTACAGCTCGGTTCGCGTGGAGAATATCAGCGCGAAGGTCAGCCCGGTTAATATGCGCATCCGGCTGTTTTACTGCGGACTGCGCGCCATCAATCTGCTCGCCGACCTGACCAATTATGTGATGCTCGAGCTCAGTCAGCCGATGCACGCGTTCGACTTAAAAAAAGTCAACAACGTGCAGGTGAAAAATTTCAATACGCCGTTCAAATTCAAGACCCTCGACGGCATCGAGCGCGACATCGACGAAAACACATTGATGATCTGCTCGAACGGCCTGCCCGTAGCCGTCGCCGGCATCATGGGCGGGCTGGAATCCGAGATCACAGACGAGACCGATTCACTGTTGTTGGAGTCCGCCAATTTTGACGCGGTAAGCACGCGCAAATCGTCTCAGCGGCTCGGTCTGCGCACCGATTCGAGCATGCGCTACGAAAAGACCCTCGATCCCGAACTCACGATGCCCGCGCTCGGCCGGCTTTTAAAGCTGTTAGCCGACGTTGATCCGGGCGTAAAGGTGATCTCGAAATTCACCGACCGCTATGTCAAAAAATATCCGCCGATCACGATCACGTTCGACAAACACTATGTCGACCGTTATACCGGCATCGAAATTTCGAATAATCAGATCCTGTCGACACTGCGCGCGCTGGGCTTCAAAGCCGAGTATTTCGATAATAAATTCAAAGTCGGCGTCCCGACCTGGCGCGCGACCAAGGATGTGACCATTGCCGCCGATATCATCGAGGAGATCACGCGCATCTACGGCTACGACAACTTTGAGGCCGTCACTGCAAAGAGCGCTTTGCATCCGGTGACGAAAACCACCGCAAAGACCGATGAGAGCAATACAAAGACCCTGCTTGTCGACAAATATCTGCTGCACGAGGTGCATTCGTATATTTGGTGCGACGGCAAAAAATATAAAAAATTCGGCATTCCGGTCGAGGAAAACGTCCGGATCCTCAACATCCCGACGCCCGAACTGGGTACGCTGCGCAATGCGATGACTCCGTCATTACTGTGCTTCGTCAACGAAAACCGCAATTATGCGGCGAAATACGGCATCTTCGAAATCGGCCGTACCTTTGTCGGCGCCAAAGAAAACGGTTACTGCAACGAGCGCAGAACGCTGGGAATCGCGCTGTATGACCGCGAGGGAACCGAAAAAGCATTGTTTTATGATCTGCTTGCAATCGTCGGCGATCTGTGCGGTGAATTGAAACACCAAAAACCCGTTTATGCCAACATCGCGCCCAGGCACGACTGGCAGCACCCGCGCAACATCGCCTCGATCACCCTTGCAGGAAAAGAGATCGGCTTTGTCTCCGCCGTCCATCCGACCGTGAACGAAAAGCTGGATAAAACCGCGGCTGTCGTATTCGCCGAAATCGATATGGATCTTTTCTCGTCCGTGCCCGCGCAGGTGTTGAAATACGCCGAGCCGTCCAAGTTCCCGGGCATCGACGTCGATTTGACTTTTGTCCTGAAGGACGGATTCAAATACGCGCAGATTGAAGATACGCTTTCGAGAAATCCCTGCGTTTTTCTGACCGGCGTCAGGATGCTTGACCTGTATGAAGGCGAGGCAAAGACGGTCACGATCCGCTTAAATTACGCCTCGATGGAAAAGACGTTATCGCGTGAGGAAATCGACCCTCATACACAGGCGGTCATCGCGGATTTAGCTTCAAAAGGGATTGCATTAAAGGCCTGAATGTGATAAAATACTGCTCATACCTTTTTGGAAGGGGCAGTAGATTATTATGAAACGCGTCGAAATCGCCAAGCTCTTCGCTACACCCGAACAGTATATCGGAAAGAACCTCACGGTATGCGGCTGGGCCAAAACCCTGCGCGTGTCCAAAGGCATCTCGTTTGTCGAACTCAACGACGGGAGCTGTTTCCGAAATCTCCAGGTCGTGGCCGAAGAGAACATGCCCGGCTATGCCGAGGCGACCCGCCAGAACAACGGGTGCGCTTTGGTTGTCGAGGGCGTTTTGACCGCGACCCCGGACAGCAAACAAGCTTTTGAACTGAAAGCGACGAATATCACGATCGAGGGAACTTCTTCGCCCGACTATCCGCTGCAAAAAAAGCGCCATTCATTGGAGTTTCTGCGCACGATGCCGCATCTGCGCCCGCGCACGAATACATTGGGCGCGGTTTATCGGCTGCGCTCGGTCGTGAGCTATGCCATCCACAAGTTTTTCACCGAAAACGGATTTATCTATACCCATTCGCCGATCATCACCGGCAGCGACTGCGAAGGCGCCGGAGAGATGTTCCGCGTGACCACGCTGGACGCCAAAAACCCGCCGCTGACCGAATCCGGCGAGGTCGATTTTGCCAAGGACTTTTTCGGAAAACCCGCGTCCATGACGGTTTCGGGACAGCTCGAAGCCGAGGCGTTTGCGCTTTGCTACGGCAAGGTCTATAACTTCGGACCGACGTTCCGGGCCGAGAATTCCAATACGCCGATCCACGCGTCGGAGTTTTGGATGATCGAGCCGGAGATTGCGTTTGCCGATCTGTCGGACGACATGCGGCTGGCGCAGGATATGTTGGTTTCCGTGGTCAAATATGCCATGGAACAATGCCCGGATGAGCTGGCGTTTTTCAATGAGCACTATGACAACGGCCTGCTTGACCGTCTGAACGCGTTAGTCAGCGCCGATTTCAAGGTCTGTGAATATACTGAGGCAATAGACCTGCTCAAAAACAGCGGGGCGGCGTTTGAATATCCGGTCTACTGGGGCTGTGATCTGCAAAAAGAGCACGAGCGCTGGCTGACCGAGACCTATTTCAAAGCGCCGGTGTTTCTGATCAACTACCCCAAGGAGATCAAGGCGTTCTACATGCGTATCAACGACGACGGCAAAACGGTCGCCGCGATGGATTTATTGGTACCGGGCGTCGGCGAGATCATCGGCGGCAGCCAGAGGGAAGAGCGCATCGACGTGCTTGAAAGCCGTATGGCTGAGTGCAATCTCAACAAAGACGACTACGGCTGGTATCTCGATCTGCGCCGTTACGGCGGCACAAAACACGCCGGTTTCGGTCTGGGTCTCGAGCGTCTGCTGCTCTATCTGACCTGTGTCGGCAACATCCGCGATGTACTTCTGTTCCCGCGCACTCCGAAAACACTGGCATAATTCTGTTTGAAAATTTGATGGTGATGATATGAACTACACAAAACTGCCCCGGGAGCAGCTGTTGATTCAAAAGGCGCTTTTGCAGGGAATCTACAATGACTACAAAGCCAAAGGCCTGAAACTTGACATCTCGCGCGGCAAGCCCGCGCCCGAGATGCTCTCGCTTGCAAATCCGATCCTTTCGGTACTCGGTCCGACTTCCAATCTGCAGTCGGAAGACGGCCTCGACGCGCGCAACTACGGCGGCCTCGACGGCATTCCCGAGGCAAAGCGGCTGTTTTCCGAAATTCTGAGCGTCCCGGCCGAAAACCTGATCGTCTACGGCAACTCCAGTTTGAACCTGATGTACGACACGCTCGTCCGGTCAATGATCTTCGGCGTATTCGCGGGCGGCGTTCCGCTGTATGAGTGCAAAAACCGCAAGTGGCTGTGTCCGGTTCCGGGTTACGACCGCCATTTCGCGATCACCGACAAGCTCGGCTTCGAGATGATCAACATCCCGATGTATGAGGATGGCCCGGATATGGATTTGGTCGAGCAGTACGTCAACGAAGACCCGGACGTCAAAGGCATCTGGTGCGTCCCGGTCTATTCCAATCCGACCGGAGCGGTATATTCTCATAAAGTCATCGAGCGTTTAGCGGCTCTGAGGCCTTCTTCGCATGATTTCCGCATCTACTGCGACAATGCCTATGTCATGCACACGTTTGCGGGCGCCGCGAAAGCCAAAGTCACGAATTTACTGACCGAGGCGCAAAAACACGGAAACAGCAGCATGGTCTATCTGTTCACTTCGACCAGCAAGATCAGTTTTGCGGGCGGCGGCGTCTCGGCGATCGCCTCGGGTGCGGAGAATCTGGCGTTTTACAAAAAACTTCTGTCCTATCAGACCATCGGCCATGACAAACTCAACCAGCTGCGGCACGCACGCTATTTCAAAGACCTCGACGGTGTCGCCGAACATATGGAAAAATACATGAAGCTGCTCGTCCCGAAGTTTATAACGGTCTGCGCCAAACTCAAAGAGGGCCTCGAAGCGACCGGCGTCGCCGAATGGAACGAACCCAAGGGCGGCTATTTCATCAGCGTAAACCTGTTGCCGGGCTGCGCAAAGCGCACGGTGGCGTTATGCAAGGAAGCGGGCTTGGTTCTGACGCCGGCGGGCGCGACCTTCCCCTACGGGATGGACCCCGAGGATTCGAACATACGCATCTCCCCGAGTTTTCCGCATGTCGATCAGCTTGCGGAGGCCATGGACGTCTTCTGCGCCTCGGCGAAACTCGCGGCGGTTGAAAAACTGCTGTCGCAGGATAAATAAACTATTACAAGACGATAAAAACCACGGCGAACGGGCAAACCCCGTTCGCCGTGATTGCTTTTTGTTGCTGTTTTATTTTAAATTTTTCAAACTTTCCGATAAGGTATAACGGCAAAACCGCAGGAAACCGCAGCAGGATCTCCGCGCACCGGATTTTGCCTTGCGAAAAATCGGAAAATGAAGTAGAATGGATGTCAGCGACTGCCCAAACCGCAGCAAAGCGTGTAAGAAAACCAATAAATCGTTAACGGGAGCATAACAGGATGGAAAAACGGGATGCCGTAAAAACAGCGATTAATCATAAAACCTGCGCGTCTTTGCCGTACGCCATCACGTTCGCGCGTGACGCCTATGAGGCCTACGGGGAGCGGCTGACGGCGGACTTCGTCACCGGCTGGGTGAAAAGCGAATACGAGGCGGGGCGGCTCGACATGGACGAGGCCGTCCGGCTCGGCATCGGAAACAGCGTGTTTGCGTTCGGCTGCCCGTGGTGGAACTGGTACGATCTGCCCAAGTCCTATTCCGGGTATGACGCGCCCGAAAAACTGCCGAAAACCATCGGAATCGGAAATTACGTCGGGTTTACCGACCGAATCAAAGCGATCAAAGACGCGACCGGCTGTTATATGCTGGTCACGATCTGGGGCAGTCATTTTGAAAAGGCCTATTTCGCGCGCGGCATCGAAAATTTCCTCGCCGATATGGCCGGAGAGCCGGAGTTTGCCAAAGCGCTGCTCGATATGATCATCCGCAAAAATATCGTCATGCTCGAAAACATCGTCAACATCCCCGAGATCGATGGGATTTTACTCGGCAGCGATTGGGGCTCTCAGAAATCGCTGTTGATGTCGCCCGACGTCTGGCACGAGATGATTGAGCCCGGCGAACAGCGTGAATATAACCTGATCCACGAAGGCGGAAAGGACGTCTGGGTGCATTCCTGCGGCAACGTCGAGGCCATCATGGGCGATCTGGTCAGAATGGGCGTCGACGTGCTGAATCCGGTACAGCCGGAATGTATGGAGCTCACGAAAATCAAACGACTTCACGGCGATAAACTGACCTTTTGGGGCGGTATCAGCACCCAGCAGACGCTGCCGTACGGAACGCCCGGGCAAGTCAGAACCGAGATCGCGCAAGTGGTCGGGATCATGGGAAAGGGCGGGGGATACATCCTCTCGCCGGCGCAGAGCATCCAATCAGACGTGCCCTATGAAAACGCCTGCGCCATGATCGATGAAGCCCAAAAAAGATACGCGGCTGAGGTGATGTAATGGAAAAGCGTAAAATCAAAGCTGCTTTTGTGGATTTTTGGGAACCGATTGAACTGCTGAAGAAGACGATCCTGCTCAGAACGCTTGAAAAATATTACGAAATCGAATTCAGCGATGATCCCGATTACGTCTTCGCGTCTTGTTTCGGCCTTTTTAACACCGGCGCGTTAAAATATAAAAATGCGATCAGGATTTTCATCTCTTTTGAAAATCTCTGGCCGGATTTCGATTTATACGATTACGCCGTTACTTGTTTTCCGCTTCAATACGGAGACCGTCATCTGACCCATCCGTATTGCTTCGACCATAATGATTACGATAAAAGCATCGAATCGGCAAAAAACAAGCATCTGACGGCGGCGGAGGATTTTGCGCGGAAAACCGGATTTTGCTCTTTTGTGGTAAGCAACAATATCGGCGATCCGTTTCGGGAGGAATTTTTCGACCGGCTGAGCACCTATCAGAAAATCGACTCCGCCGGGCGGTTCAGAAACAATGTCGGTCAAAAAAACGGGATAAAAGACAAATTCGCGTTTGCTTCGCAGCGGAAATTTTCCATCACTTTTGAAAATTCCAAAGTCGACGGGTACGTCACGGAAAAAATATTGGAAGGGTTTGCCGCTCATACAATCCCGATTTATTGGGGCTCTCCGGATGTAAACAAGTACTTTAATCCGGCGGCGTTCATTTACATTAAAGGGCCGGAAGATGTTGACGATGCGATCGAAAAGATCAAATATCTAGACCAAAACGACGAAGCTTACATAAAAATGCTGTCGCAGCCGGCATTTTCTTCACCGGATATCGCAGAACTAACTCATAAGGAATTAGAAGAGTTTTTAAGGCATATTATCGAACAGCCGAAAGAAGCGGCTTATCGACGGGCGATGTACGGGTACTCGATTTATAAAGAACGCCGTCTGATCATCTCGGCAAAGGTCGCCGGGCCGTTGAAAAAATGCAAACTCATTCTGATCGATGTCTACAGAAAACTGAAAAAGCTGACAGGTCAATAAATAAAGGTCCGGAAAATAAACGGCCATAGATTGATATCAAACCGAAACAGAATTTTTCGCTGTAATTTTGTCAATAATTTTTCATCGGAATCGGTGATTCTGATGAAGGTCGATCTTAACGGCGGAGGTTTGTTTTGGAAAAGCGCAGGATTAAAACGGCGTTTGCCGATTTTGCGATGCCGTATGAAAAAATACAAAAGGCCCTTTTTTATCGCCTGCTTGAAAAAAATTACGATATTGAACTCAGCGGCAATCCCGATTACGTCTTCGGCTCTTCCTTCGGCTTGCTCAACAGCGGCGTTATTAAATACCGAAAAGCGGTCCGGATTTTCATCTCTTTTAAAAACCTCTGGCCGGATTTCGATTTATACGATTATGCAGTCACTTGCTACCCGTTCACTTACGGCGACCGCCACTTATCCCACCCGTATTGTTTTGACCACGGCAGCCGGGATAAAAATATCGCTTTGGCTAAAAACAAGCACTTGGCGGCAAACGGGGATTTTATTAAAAAGACGGGATTCTGTTCTTTTGTGGTCAGCAATCATCTGATGGCAAATCCGCTGCGCGAGGAGTTTTTCGACCGGCTGTGCGGTTATAAGAAAGTTGATTCCGGCGGGAAATTTCGCAATAATATCGGTCAAAAAGACGGCGTCAAAGATAAGCTGGTGTTTGCATCGGCGCGCAAATTCTCACTTGTTTTCGAAAACTGCCGCGTCGACAATTATATCACCGAAAAAATTCTTGAGGGTTTTGCCGCGCATACGGTTCCCATCTATTGGGGCAGCCCGGAAGTCACAAAAATATTTAATCCCAAGGCGTTTATCTATATCAACGGTAAAGAGGACTTTGACGCTGCGATTGAAAAGATCAAGTATCTCGACAACAACGACGGCGCCTATACGGAGATGCTTTCGCAGCCCGCGCTGCTCGATTTTGAGCTTCCGGATCGTTTCTGCTCGGAGATGGAAGCGTTCTTTAAGCATATTATCGAACAGCCGCCCGAAAGGGCCTATAGACGCCCTCTGTACGGATTTTCATTATTGAAGGAAAGCCAATTAACGAAAGCGGCAAAGATCGCGGGACCGTTTCGAACGTGTACGTCCGTTGCGAGAAATTGCGCACAGGAAATCAAACGGTTGTTTCATTGATCAAACCGGTATGATTACGGTTTTGTGATTTTCATCACGCAGCGGCTTCCGCCGGTCTTGACACTTTCGATCAGTTCCACCTCGGTGTCCATACCGAACACCGCGTCAAACAGCTTTTTCGTGTAGCCGAGTGTGCACAGGCACCAAGTTTTCGGCAGCACGTCCCTAACCCGCTTGACGCAGGAGCAGTAACAGGTCGGATAGCCGAAAAAGAGGGTTTCGCCTTCGTGCCATAACAAATTCGTCCCCTGATATTCGCGCTCAAAGGCCTCGGTGAAAGCATCGAGGTCTTTTGCGTTTTCATAGAGCTGCCTGATTTTTGCGATCTTTTCTTCCGGCGGCGAGCAGGAGCAGGCGAACCGGACGGCCTTGACTTCTTCGGGTGTATAGGTGCCGTCCAGATAATCGCAGATCTCTTTTGCCCACTTGAACTTGCGGATGTAATCGGCGGATTCGGACAGCGTAAATTTTATTGCGAATTCGTCCGCCGCCGTCTTGCCGAGGTGTTTTTCGATGGCTTTTTGCACTTTGTTCCCTTGAACGTTGGTCATCATACCTTGCTTCCCCCGCGGCCGGTCACCGGATAGAATTCTTTGAACAGTCTTATGTAATCGTCCAGACGGCTGATATCGGGACGGGGAAACTCAAAAGTCCGCCCGTTGCATTTTTCATAATGAATTTCATCAATGTCATAGGTCTTTTGAAATTTGCACCGGTCGCCCTTGCAGTGTTTACAGGCGGCATGAGGTCCGACAAAGACCTCTCTGATAAAGTCGGGTGCCTGAGAGATATACTTCGCGTGTTTGGTGACGCCGCTGAAAAACAGCCGAAGCACAAGGTCTTTATCGCGGATATAGATGCGCGCGACTGCCTTTTTAGTTTTGACGTTTGCCTTGGTGAAGATGAGCATATACCTGCCCCAGCAAAAACCGCTGCCGATAGCATCACCGAAGGTGTAGCCCAGGTCCGAAAGCGCATTCGTGAACGCGCAGATAAACCGTTTGTTTTCCGGGGTAATAAAGTCAAAACGCTCCTCCGGGAGGAATTTTTCAATCATGAAAACAATTCCTTTCCCGTGTTATTTTTTCCATGGCTGGCAGGTCGGGCAGTAATAGATGTTGCCGCCCAAATAGGCCTCGCGTACGATTTTATCGCCGCAGACGGGGCAGGGGTTGTCGATCGTATTCGCCGATAAAATGGTCTTATAACCGCCCGGGCAGCCGAATAGATCTCTTTCGGTGTCGCGTCCGCCCTGTGCGGTCATAGCAAACAGCGTCTCTTTCGTTGACTTATATAAACCTTCAATTTCCCCGTCGGTCAGCTTTTCGAGTTTGGTTTTGGGATGAATTTTCGCATTGAATAAAATATCCTGCAACACCCCGTTTCCGAGACCCGGAATGCGCTGCTCGGTAGCTAAAAACGCTTTGGCAGACAGGTTCGGCGCGGTGTTTGAGAACAATTTCTCAAAATACGGCTTGTCGAATTCGTCCATGAGCGGGGTCGGAGCTTTGTTGACTTTATAGCTTTGCGGCAGGCCGTTTTGATCCCGTTGGTAACATAACATCGCACCCCACATCTGCACCGTGCAGGTCATAGAAGACGTTCCGTCTCCGGAAAAATCCTCGAACTCCAGCCAAAGCTGGTGCTTGGGCGGCAGTTTTTCGCCGGGCGCGTGGTATTTGATCGGCGTCGAGATCACGAGCAGCATATTGCCGCAGACGATCTCGGTGTTGCCGCCGCAGGTATAGCCGGTGCCGGGATTCGCGGATGTAATCGTCTTACCGGCGAGTTTTTGCTGATACCCGGCAGGGTCGCCGCTGAACCAGGCGAATTTATGCGGCGAGGCATTCGCCGTGGCGTTCAACACGGTCTTTCCGACGAGGGTACGGTTGATTTGCTCGGCGAGCACATAGGTCTCGGGCAGTTCGATCATAAAATCTCAACTCCTGTCACTCATGCCATATCGCGCCCTGCTTCTTTTTGGGAGAGGAGAACTTGGAATGTGATCCACTTGTTCGGCTTTCCGACTTTATCCATGAGAATGGTTCTTTTGGTTTCTTCGGCTTCAAGGTTGTATTTACCGTCAACCGCTTTACTTTCGATGATCTCCCACACGCTTTTCATCTGTGGAATATCGCCCAGCCCCAGTTTACTCATTGCGCTTGCGACGGTGATTATCTGCGTAAATCCGGTGCTGAGAAAGCCGAGGCGCGTGTAACATATGATCTTTCCGGGCTCTGTTTTACTGTAAATCATATCTCTGCCGGTGAAATAATCGATCAAGGAGTCGAAATTTTTGCCTTGTCTGTAACACGCGGGCAAGACGGAATATAAATACAATGCCGGAACAGTGGCGCTATAGCAGCTCTTCGGCACTTGTCCCCGGTGCTTGCTTTTCTTCCATTTACACAGATAACCGCCGTCGAATCTGCCCTTTTCCGTAAACACTTCCACCATCCGTTTAACGCGCGGATCATCTAAATATCCGAGTCGGACGAGCGTGCTTAAAAAGCCGATTTGGCGGCAGCCGCCCAGATGATCCTCGTCAAGCAGATAAGCCGGGGCAAGTTCCTTTTGGACGAAGTACTCAAGTTTACCCTCGCCGGGGGTTAAAATCCAATCGACAATCGGTTCTATGCGTTTATCTTTTCTTGTGATCCCCAATTCGGCAAGCGCGGTCAAATAGCAAAACGTCGTCCAATTGCCGTAATACTCCGGCTTATGGGGGAAAAGTCCATTTTCATCCGTCCTTGAAAAGATACGTTTGACGTTTTCGCAGTCGAACGCTTTTACCTTGGCGGCAACAACTTCTTCGTTGCCGCTTTGATATTCCGGCAGTTCG harbors:
- the pheT gene encoding phenylalanine--tRNA ligase subunit beta, with amino-acid sequence MLVSMNWIRDFVNLDGLDIEQLIRRFTLSAAEVEDVYIKGADTKNVVVAKVLSVEAHPNSKKLHLLKVDRGDKIVDCVCGAPNVREGMKVAFACAGGSVCGTPINVATVAGYPSEGMCCSEFELGISADHSGLMEVFGDCALGTDIKTIYGIEDIIFEVDNKSLTNRPDLWGHYGIAREFAALTGRELKKPETVDGVQYDGLPEVPVEIVNKEMCFRYSSVRVENISAKVSPVNMRIRLFYCGLRAINLLADLTNYVMLELSQPMHAFDLKKVNNVQVKNFNTPFKFKTLDGIERDIDENTLMICSNGLPVAVAGIMGGLESEITDETDSLLLESANFDAVSTRKSSQRLGLRTDSSMRYEKTLDPELTMPALGRLLKLLADVDPGVKVISKFTDRYVKKYPPITITFDKHYVDRYTGIEISNNQILSTLRALGFKAEYFDNKFKVGVPTWRATKDVTIAADIIEEITRIYGYDNFEAVTAKSALHPVTKTTAKTDESNTKTLLVDKYLLHEVHSYIWCDGKKYKKFGIPVEENVRILNIPTPELGTLRNAMTPSLLCFVNENRNYAAKYGIFEIGRTFVGAKENGYCNERRTLGIALYDREGTEKALFYDLLAIVGDLCGELKHQKPVYANIAPRHDWQHPRNIASITLAGKEIGFVSAVHPTVNEKLDKTAAVVFAEIDMDLFSSVPAQVLKYAEPSKFPGIDVDLTFVLKDGFKYAQIEDTLSRNPCVFLTGVRMLDLYEGEAKTVTIRLNYASMEKTLSREEIDPHTQAVIADLASKGIALKA
- a CDS encoding endonuclease VIII, whose translation is MIELPETYVLAEQINRTLVGKTVLNATANASPHKFAWFSGDPAGYQQKLAGKTITSANPGTGYTCGGNTEIVCGNMLLVISTPIKYHAPGEKLPPKHQLWLEFEDFSGDGTSSMTCTVQMWGAMLCYQRDQNGLPQSYKVNKAPTPLMDEFDKPYFEKLFSNTAPNLSAKAFLATEQRIPGLGNGVLQDILFNAKIHPKTKLEKLTDGEIEGLYKSTKETLFAMTAQGGRDTERDLFGCPGGYKTILSANTIDNPCPVCGDKIVREAYLGGNIYYCPTCQPWKK
- a CDS encoding glycosyltransferase family 10, encoding MEKRKIKAAFVDFWEPIELLKKTILLRTLEKYYEIEFSDDPDYVFASCFGLFNTGALKYKNAIRIFISFENLWPDFDLYDYAVTCFPLQYGDRHLTHPYCFDHNDYDKSIESAKNKHLTAAEDFARKTGFCSFVVSNNIGDPFREEFFDRLSTYQKIDSAGRFRNNVGQKNGIKDKFAFASQRKFSITFENSKVDGYVTEKILEGFAAHTIPIYWGSPDVNKYFNPAAFIYIKGPEDVDDAIEKIKYLDQNDEAYIKMLSQPAFSSPDIAELTHKELEEFLRHIIEQPKEAAYRRAMYGYSIYKERRLIISAKVAGPLKKCKLILIDVYRKLKKLTGQ
- a CDS encoding DUF6144 family protein; translated protein: MMTNVQGNKVQKAIEKHLGKTAADEFAIKFTLSESADYIRKFKWAKEICDYLDGTYTPEEVKAVRFACSCSPPEEKIAKIRQLYENAKDLDAFTEAFEREYQGTNLLWHEGETLFFGYPTCYCSCVKRVRDVLPKTWCLCTLGYTKKLFDAVFGMDTEVELIESVKTGGSRCVMKITKP
- a CDS encoding glycosyltransferase family 10 — protein: MEKRRIKTAFADFAMPYEKIQKALFYRLLEKNYDIELSGNPDYVFGSSFGLLNSGVIKYRKAVRIFISFKNLWPDFDLYDYAVTCYPFTYGDRHLSHPYCFDHGSRDKNIALAKNKHLAANGDFIKKTGFCSFVVSNHLMANPLREEFFDRLCGYKKVDSGGKFRNNIGQKDGVKDKLVFASARKFSLVFENCRVDNYITEKILEGFAAHTVPIYWGSPEVTKIFNPKAFIYINGKEDFDAAIEKIKYLDNNDGAYTEMLSQPALLDFELPDRFCSEMEAFFKHIIEQPPERAYRRPLYGFSLLKESQLTKAAKIAGPFRTCTSVARNCAQEIKRLFH
- a CDS encoding uroporphyrinogen decarboxylase family protein, whose product is MEKRDAVKTAINHKTCASLPYAITFARDAYEAYGERLTADFVTGWVKSEYEAGRLDMDEAVRLGIGNSVFAFGCPWWNWYDLPKSYSGYDAPEKLPKTIGIGNYVGFTDRIKAIKDATGCYMLVTIWGSHFEKAYFARGIENFLADMAGEPEFAKALLDMIIRKNIVMLENIVNIPEIDGILLGSDWGSQKSLLMSPDVWHEMIEPGEQREYNLIHEGGKDVWVHSCGNVEAIMGDLVRMGVDVLNPVQPECMELTKIKRLHGDKLTFWGGISTQQTLPYGTPGQVRTEIAQVVGIMGKGGGYILSPAQSIQSDVPYENACAMIDEAQKRYAAEVM
- a CDS encoding aminotransferase class I/II-fold pyridoxal phosphate-dependent enzyme — its product is MNYTKLPREQLLIQKALLQGIYNDYKAKGLKLDISRGKPAPEMLSLANPILSVLGPTSNLQSEDGLDARNYGGLDGIPEAKRLFSEILSVPAENLIVYGNSSLNLMYDTLVRSMIFGVFAGGVPLYECKNRKWLCPVPGYDRHFAITDKLGFEMINIPMYEDGPDMDLVEQYVNEDPDVKGIWCVPVYSNPTGAVYSHKVIERLAALRPSSHDFRIYCDNAYVMHTFAGAAKAKVTNLLTEAQKHGNSSMVYLFTSTSKISFAGGGVSAIASGAENLAFYKKLLSYQTIGHDKLNQLRHARYFKDLDGVAEHMEKYMKLLVPKFITVCAKLKEGLEATGVAEWNEPKGGYFISVNLLPGCAKRTVALCKEAGLVLTPAGATFPYGMDPEDSNIRISPSFPHVDQLAEAMDVFCASAKLAAVEKLLSQDK
- the asnS gene encoding asparagine--tRNA ligase — its product is MKRVEIAKLFATPEQYIGKNLTVCGWAKTLRVSKGISFVELNDGSCFRNLQVVAEENMPGYAEATRQNNGCALVVEGVLTATPDSKQAFELKATNITIEGTSSPDYPLQKKRHSLEFLRTMPHLRPRTNTLGAVYRLRSVVSYAIHKFFTENGFIYTHSPIITGSDCEGAGEMFRVTTLDAKNPPLTESGEVDFAKDFFGKPASMTVSGQLEAEAFALCYGKVYNFGPTFRAENSNTPIHASEFWMIEPEIAFADLSDDMRLAQDMLVSVVKYAMEQCPDELAFFNEHYDNGLLDRLNALVSADFKVCEYTEAIDLLKNSGAAFEYPVYWGCDLQKEHERWLTETYFKAPVFLINYPKEIKAFYMRINDDGKTVAAMDLLVPGVGEIIGGSQREERIDVLESRMAECNLNKDDYGWYLDLRRYGGTKHAGFGLGLERLLLYLTCVGNIRDVLLFPRTPKTLA